A DNA window from Siniperca chuatsi isolate FFG_IHB_CAS linkage group LG6, ASM2008510v1, whole genome shotgun sequence contains the following coding sequences:
- the nek1 gene encoding serine/threonine-protein kinase Nek1 isoform X1 — MDYCEGGDLFKKINSQKGVLFSEEQILDWFVQICLALKHVHDRKILHRDIKSQNIFLTKDGTVQLGDFGIARVLNSTVELARTCIGTPYYLSPEICENKPYNNKSDIWALGCVLYEMCTLKHAFEAGNMKNLVLKIIRGSYPPVSVHYSQELRSLLAQLFKRNPRERPSVSSVLDKPYLASRIERFLTPQIIAQEFHHTFLHKQPKLGVVRGPPAKRSAPGSIPLAPAQKITKPASKYGVPLTVRKVSDAAKKPAERKPAVKHKPAPLSAAPQRRVSQVEEERKKHEVQLRAPHNLNLIDGIRKKRMELIEKERKQREQMFLLKADQMKRYEKEKINRINQAREQGWKHVLSSSGGSSPERKCFLGGGKMAVLSSVQGPTPAPVPSKSSYEPHHAALDQMAKPQVVNRERSSAEPGSPIRVPAAAGPVLPNGPARVLNSDAIKRELQRLQHVSKQAHFSRQRGQMAGERAYQVEEFLQRKREAMLNKVRAEGQLGTRQNLAEIYGSRAGSVRCRRPKANKEEEEYLSRLRQIRLQNFNERQQIKARLRGEKYDSDGSDSQESSEEAELRKKKIEALKAQANARAAVLKEQLEKKRKEAYEREKRVWEDHLAARGVKVGMAAGSVAAAAAVVAVSSTSDSPLPQPSSSQPDPAAKAPVLPESKPSTPAISMTAALKNVGATTPLKESLLEPETATSIQSEKRQILHRLNQNLKAQSPVEELEELLPPATEPSPASQHNQSDTEKRPSSNGDRKKWDAAELPVLPVAQQTLEETCATITAASVSPEDRPTSGADRKKWEEGVPLVLSVARQTLEQTCITTIEQTAGEVIQMGGLQEEAPRKVWGVSPDSQVLRVLQEAELQPLTQQLENVTICEEEFSSPDKPEQTAAAEIVKTPKEVLSCKPTPSAVVQSPEVQKESADATEASRLEMYVASAVEGVKLPPKLSEIQDPADVESVVLEETPKQASCPPVGVQQAWEQEAPQLMPPEGIPRPAGTKEDDKIVEKPSESSGLAKCEEPLFMKLCSPAHRRTAALAILSAQSSMDESSSSLASRSRSVSPLRSKHHDSLLIGLSTGMFDANNPKMLRTCSLPDLSRLFSPQQDSAVTRDANVAPDNNLEIEDLDEAAKDADQSETEDAYEDEDLRDIRASMERLLQEEVGAGDFNGNPPEGEDQELFNRIAAEIDRDNNRMAVDDDNDDDDDDDDDEEEEGDAEDEEEECSNGSAGDEEAGELLTNGVGEENHSNNSQLNEEWHSDGSGEDQGGEAVHHDSIFSRLEELRFDLEQQMGFEKFIEAYNKIKAIHEDEDENIDLGSSLVFSTLGTEHQHLYPNILHLVMADGAYQEDNDE; from the exons ATGGACTACTGTGAGGGTGGGGACCTCTTCAAGAAGATCAACTCTCAGAAAGGAGTACTGTTCTCAGAAGAGCAA ATCTTGGATTGGTTCGTGCAGATTTGCCTGGCACTGAAGCATGTACATGATCGAAAAATCCTCCACAGGGATATAAAATCGCAG AACATATTTTTGACAAAAGATGGGACTGTACAGCTTGGAGACTTTGGAATTGCCAGGGTGCTGAACAG cactgtagAACTGGCAAGAACATGTATAGGAACACCATATTACCTGTCACCAGAGATTTGCGAAAATAAACCCTACAACAACAAAAG TGATATTTGGGCCCTAGGGTGTGTCCTATATGAAATGTGCACTCTTAAGCATGCA TTTGAGGCTGGCAACATGAAGAACCTAGTTCTGAAGATCATCCGTGGCTCATACCCTCCTGTGTCTGTTCACTATTCCCAAGAACTGCGATCTCTCTTGGCACAGCTGTTTAAACGCAACCCTCGAGAGAGGCCCTCAGTCAGCAGCGTACTGGACAAACCTTACCTGGCCTCTAGGATAGAGAGGTTCCTCACACCACAG ATCATTGCTCAGGAATTCCACCATACTTTTCTTCACAAGCAGCCTAAACTGGGTGTGGTGCGGGGTCCACCAG CCAAGCGTTCTGCCCCTGGCTCCATACCACTTGCCCCAGCCCAGAAAATTACCAAACCTGCCAGCAAATACGGAGTGCCTTTAACTGTGAGGAAGGTATCAGATGCAGCCAAAAaacctgcagagaggaaaccagCTGTAAAGCATAAACCG GCCCCTCTCTCAGCAGCCCCCCAGAGAAGAGTGAGTCaagtggaggaagagaggaaaaaacatgAGGTACAGCTGAGAGCCCCACATAACTTGAATTTAATA GACGGCATTAGAAAGAAAAGGATGGAGCTaattgagaaagaaaggaagcagagagagcag ATGTTCCTGTTGAAAGCGGACCAAATGAAGAGATATGAAAAGGAAAAG ATCAATCGTATAAACCAAGCCAGAGAACAAGGCTGGAAGCATGTCTTGAGTTCAAGTGGCGGTAGCAGCCCAGAGAGGAAG TGTTTTCTAGGTGGTGGAAAGATGGCAGTCTTAAGCTCTGTTCAGGGTCCTACTCCAGCCCCTGTCCCAAGTAAAAGCTCATATGAACCCCACCACGCTGCCCTGGACCAAATGGCTAAACCACAAGTCGTCAACAGGGAGAGATCCTCAGCAGAACCGGGCAGTCCCATTCG TGTACCGGCTGCTGCTGGCCCAGTGCTGCCCAACGGCCCTGCCCGAGTCCTAAACTCTGATGCAATCAAGAGAGAACTGCAGAGGCTGCAGCACGTTTCTAAACAAGCCCATTTTAGTAG GCAGCGTGGTCAGATGGCTGGTGAACGCGCCTATCAGGTTGAGGAGTTTTTACAACGGAAGAGAGAAGCCATGCTCAACAAAGTTCGTGCTGAGGGACAGTTG GGTACTCGGCAAAACCTGGCTGAAATCTATGGAAGCCGGGCTGGCTCGGTTCGGTGCAGGAGACCCAAAGCCaacaaagaggaggag GAGTACTTGTCAAGACTGAGGCAGATCCGCTTGCAGAACTTCAATGAGCGTCAGCAGATCAAAGCCCGACTCAGAGGAGAGAAG TATGACAGTGATGGTTCTGACAGCCAGGAGTCCAGTGAGGAGGCAGAGCTCAGGAAAAAGAAGATAGAGGCTTTAAAA GCCCAAGCAAATGCCCGTGCTGCTGTGCTGAAAGAGCAActagagaagaagaggaaagaagcatacgagagagaaaagagagtttGGGAGGACCAT CTTGCAGCTCGGGGGGTGAAGGTTGGCATGGCAGCAGGAAGCGtagcggcggcagcagcagtagtagcagtatcaTCTACCTCTGACAGTCCTCTTCCACAGCCCAGTTCTTCTCAGCCAGACCCAGCTGCCAAAGCTCCAGTCCTGCCTGAATCCAAACCCTCCACCCCAGCTATATCCATGACTGCTGCCCTGAAGAATGTTGGAGCA ACTACTCCACTAAAAGAAAGCTTGCTTGAGCCAGAGACTGCTACGAGCATCCAG AGTGAGAAAAGGCAGATTCTGCACAGACTTAACCAGAACCTAAAAGCCCAGAGCCCAGTGGAGGAGTTGGAGGAGCTGCTTCCACCCGCTACAGAACCAAGTCCTGCATCCCAACATAACCAGTCTGACACAGAGAAACGTCCCTCTTCCAACGGAGACCGTAAGAAGTGGGATGCAGCAGAACTGCCTGTACTTCCCGTTGCTCAGCAAACCTTAGAGGAAACCTGTGCCACAATAACCG CTGCCTCAGTGTCTCCAGAAGATCGACCAACTTCTGGTGCAGACAGGAAGAAGTGGGAGGAAGGAGTTCCACTTGTCCTCTCTGTAGCCCGACAAACTCTAGAGCAGACATGCATCACGACCATTG AGCAAACAGCGGGTGAAGTTATACAGATGGGTGGACTACAGGAAGAAGCTCCTAGGAAGGTGTGGGGAGTGAGTCCAGACTCTCAGGTGCTGAGAGTACTGCAGGAAGCAGAGCTTCAGCCTCTCACCCAGCAGCTGGAGAATGTCACCATCTGTGAGGAAGAGTTTTCTAGCCCTG ATAAGCCTGAACAGACGGCAGCAGCTGAGATTGTGAAGACACCTAAAGAAGTGTTGTCCTGTAAGCCAACGCCGTCTGCTGTTGTTCAGAGCCCAGAGGTTCAGAAGGAGAGCGCAGACGCCACAGAGGCCTCACGTCTGGAAATGTATGTGGCCAGTGCAGTAGAAGGAGTGAAACTGCCACCCAAACTTTCTGAGATTCAGG ATCCAGCAGACGTGGAGTCAGTGGTTTTGGAAGAGACACCTAAACAGGCCTCATGTCCTCCAGTTGGTGTGCAGCAGGCATGGGAGCAGGAAGCCCCACAACTAAT GCCACCAGAGGGTATCCCAAGACCAGCAGGCACTAAGGAGGATGATAAGATTGTAGAGAAACCAAGTGAATCTTCTG GTTTAGCAAAGTGCGAGGAGCCCCTGTTTATGAAGTTGTGTTCCCCCGCCCACCGACGCACTGCTGCCCTTGCAATCCTCTCAGCCCAGTCTTCCATGGATGAATCATCCTCCTCTCTTGCCTCTCGCTCACGCTCTGTCTCACCTCTGCGCTCCAAACACCATGACTCCCTCCTCATTGGTCTCTCTACGGGCATGTTTGACGCCAACAACCCCAAG ATGCTGCGGACATGCTCTCTACCAGACCTCAGTCGTCTCTTCAGCCCTCAGCAGGACTCTGCAGTGACTAGGGATGCTAATGTTGCCCCAGACAATAACCTGGAAATCGAGGACCTGGATGAGGCAGCTAAAGATGCCGACCAGTCAGAGACTGAAGA TGCATATGAGGATGAAGACCTGCGGGACATCCGGGCCTCCATGGAGAGACTGCTGCAAGAAGAGGTTGGTGCAGGAGACTTTAATGGAAACCCTCCAGAGGGTGAAGACCAAGAGCTTTTCAACAGGATTGCAGCTGAGATCGATCGGGACAACAATCGAATGGCTGTAGATGATGAcaacgatgatgatgatgatgatgatgatgatgaagaggaagaaggcgatgcggaggacgaggaggaggaatgCTCCAATGGTAGTGCTGGTGATGAGGAAGCAGGGGAGCTGCTTACCAATGGTGTGGGAGAGGAGAACCACAGTAATAACAGCCAGCTCAATGAAGAGTGGCATTCAG ATGGCAGTGGAGAGGACCAGGGCGGAGAGGCTGTGCATCATGACAGCATCTTCAGTCGTCTGGAAGAACTTCGCTTCGACCTGGAGCAGCAGATGGGCTTTGAGAAGTTCATTGAGGCCTACAATAAGATTAAG GCCATacatgaagatgaagatgagaaTATTGACCTGGGCTCCAGTTTGGTCTTCAGCACTTTAGGAACTGAGCACCAGCATCTTTATCCCAACATCCTTCATCTAGTGATGGCAGATGGTGCATACCAAGAAG
- the nek1 gene encoding serine/threonine-protein kinase Nek1 isoform X4: MDYCEGGDLFKKINSQKGVLFSEEQILDWFVQICLALKHVHDRKILHRDIKSQNIFLTKDGTVQLGDFGIARVLNSTVELARTCIGTPYYLSPEICENKPYNNKSDIWALGCVLYEMCTLKHAFEAGNMKNLVLKIIRGSYPPVSVHYSQELRSLLAQLFKRNPRERPSVSSVLDKPYLASRIERFLTPQIIAQEFHHTFLHKQPKLGVVRGPPAKRSAPGSIPLAPAQKITKPASKYGVPLTVRKVSDAAKKPAERKPAVKHKPDGIRKKRMELIEKERKQREQMFLLKADQMKRYEKEKINRINQAREQGWKHVLSSSGGSSPERKCFLGGGKMAVLSSVQGPTPAPVPSKSSYEPHHAALDQMAKPQVVNRERSSAEPGSPIRVPAAAGPVLPNGPARVLNSDAIKRELQRLQHVSKQAHFSRQRGQMAGERAYQVEEFLQRKREAMLNKVRAEGQLGTRQNLAEIYGSRAGSVRCRRPKANKEEEEYLSRLRQIRLQNFNERQQIKARLRGEKYDSDGSDSQESSEEAELRKKKIEALKAQANARAAVLKEQLEKKRKEAYEREKRVWEDHLAARGVKVGMAAGSVAAAAAVVAVSSTSDSPLPQPSSSQPDPAAKAPVLPESKPSTPAISMTAALKNVGATTPLKESLLEPETATSIQSEKRQILHRLNQNLKAQSPVEELEELLPPATEPSPASQHNQSDTEKRPSSNGDRKKWDAAELPVLPVAQQTLEETCATITAASVSPEDRPTSGADRKKWEEGVPLVLSVARQTLEQTCITTIEQTAGEVIQMGGLQEEAPRKVWGVSPDSQVLRVLQEAELQPLTQQLENVTICEEEFSSPDKPEQTAAAEIVKTPKEVLSCKPTPSAVVQSPEVQKESADATEASRLEMYVASAVEGVKLPPKLSEIQDPADVESVVLEETPKQASCPPVGVQQAWEQEAPQLMPPEGIPRPAGTKEDDKIVEKPSESSGLAKCEEPLFMKLCSPAHRRTAALAILSAQSSMDESSSSLASRSRSVSPLRSKHHDSLLIGLSTGMFDANNPKMLRTCSLPDLSRLFSPQQDSAVTRDANVAPDNNLEIEDLDEAAKDADQSETEDAYEDEDLRDIRASMERLLQEEVGAGDFNGNPPEGEDQELFNRIAAEIDRDNNRMAVDDDNDDDDDDDDDEEEEGDAEDEEEECSNGSAGDEEAGELLTNGVGEENHSNNSQLNEEWHSDGSGEDQGGEAVHHDSIFSRLEELRFDLEQQMGFEKFIEAYNKIKAIHEDEDENIDLGSSLVFSTLGTEHQHLYPNILHLVMADGAYQEDNDE; this comes from the exons ATGGACTACTGTGAGGGTGGGGACCTCTTCAAGAAGATCAACTCTCAGAAAGGAGTACTGTTCTCAGAAGAGCAA ATCTTGGATTGGTTCGTGCAGATTTGCCTGGCACTGAAGCATGTACATGATCGAAAAATCCTCCACAGGGATATAAAATCGCAG AACATATTTTTGACAAAAGATGGGACTGTACAGCTTGGAGACTTTGGAATTGCCAGGGTGCTGAACAG cactgtagAACTGGCAAGAACATGTATAGGAACACCATATTACCTGTCACCAGAGATTTGCGAAAATAAACCCTACAACAACAAAAG TGATATTTGGGCCCTAGGGTGTGTCCTATATGAAATGTGCACTCTTAAGCATGCA TTTGAGGCTGGCAACATGAAGAACCTAGTTCTGAAGATCATCCGTGGCTCATACCCTCCTGTGTCTGTTCACTATTCCCAAGAACTGCGATCTCTCTTGGCACAGCTGTTTAAACGCAACCCTCGAGAGAGGCCCTCAGTCAGCAGCGTACTGGACAAACCTTACCTGGCCTCTAGGATAGAGAGGTTCCTCACACCACAG ATCATTGCTCAGGAATTCCACCATACTTTTCTTCACAAGCAGCCTAAACTGGGTGTGGTGCGGGGTCCACCAG CCAAGCGTTCTGCCCCTGGCTCCATACCACTTGCCCCAGCCCAGAAAATTACCAAACCTGCCAGCAAATACGGAGTGCCTTTAACTGTGAGGAAGGTATCAGATGCAGCCAAAAaacctgcagagaggaaaccagCTGTAAAGCATAAACCG GACGGCATTAGAAAGAAAAGGATGGAGCTaattgagaaagaaaggaagcagagagagcag ATGTTCCTGTTGAAAGCGGACCAAATGAAGAGATATGAAAAGGAAAAG ATCAATCGTATAAACCAAGCCAGAGAACAAGGCTGGAAGCATGTCTTGAGTTCAAGTGGCGGTAGCAGCCCAGAGAGGAAG TGTTTTCTAGGTGGTGGAAAGATGGCAGTCTTAAGCTCTGTTCAGGGTCCTACTCCAGCCCCTGTCCCAAGTAAAAGCTCATATGAACCCCACCACGCTGCCCTGGACCAAATGGCTAAACCACAAGTCGTCAACAGGGAGAGATCCTCAGCAGAACCGGGCAGTCCCATTCG TGTACCGGCTGCTGCTGGCCCAGTGCTGCCCAACGGCCCTGCCCGAGTCCTAAACTCTGATGCAATCAAGAGAGAACTGCAGAGGCTGCAGCACGTTTCTAAACAAGCCCATTTTAGTAG GCAGCGTGGTCAGATGGCTGGTGAACGCGCCTATCAGGTTGAGGAGTTTTTACAACGGAAGAGAGAAGCCATGCTCAACAAAGTTCGTGCTGAGGGACAGTTG GGTACTCGGCAAAACCTGGCTGAAATCTATGGAAGCCGGGCTGGCTCGGTTCGGTGCAGGAGACCCAAAGCCaacaaagaggaggag GAGTACTTGTCAAGACTGAGGCAGATCCGCTTGCAGAACTTCAATGAGCGTCAGCAGATCAAAGCCCGACTCAGAGGAGAGAAG TATGACAGTGATGGTTCTGACAGCCAGGAGTCCAGTGAGGAGGCAGAGCTCAGGAAAAAGAAGATAGAGGCTTTAAAA GCCCAAGCAAATGCCCGTGCTGCTGTGCTGAAAGAGCAActagagaagaagaggaaagaagcatacgagagagaaaagagagtttGGGAGGACCAT CTTGCAGCTCGGGGGGTGAAGGTTGGCATGGCAGCAGGAAGCGtagcggcggcagcagcagtagtagcagtatcaTCTACCTCTGACAGTCCTCTTCCACAGCCCAGTTCTTCTCAGCCAGACCCAGCTGCCAAAGCTCCAGTCCTGCCTGAATCCAAACCCTCCACCCCAGCTATATCCATGACTGCTGCCCTGAAGAATGTTGGAGCA ACTACTCCACTAAAAGAAAGCTTGCTTGAGCCAGAGACTGCTACGAGCATCCAG AGTGAGAAAAGGCAGATTCTGCACAGACTTAACCAGAACCTAAAAGCCCAGAGCCCAGTGGAGGAGTTGGAGGAGCTGCTTCCACCCGCTACAGAACCAAGTCCTGCATCCCAACATAACCAGTCTGACACAGAGAAACGTCCCTCTTCCAACGGAGACCGTAAGAAGTGGGATGCAGCAGAACTGCCTGTACTTCCCGTTGCTCAGCAAACCTTAGAGGAAACCTGTGCCACAATAACCG CTGCCTCAGTGTCTCCAGAAGATCGACCAACTTCTGGTGCAGACAGGAAGAAGTGGGAGGAAGGAGTTCCACTTGTCCTCTCTGTAGCCCGACAAACTCTAGAGCAGACATGCATCACGACCATTG AGCAAACAGCGGGTGAAGTTATACAGATGGGTGGACTACAGGAAGAAGCTCCTAGGAAGGTGTGGGGAGTGAGTCCAGACTCTCAGGTGCTGAGAGTACTGCAGGAAGCAGAGCTTCAGCCTCTCACCCAGCAGCTGGAGAATGTCACCATCTGTGAGGAAGAGTTTTCTAGCCCTG ATAAGCCTGAACAGACGGCAGCAGCTGAGATTGTGAAGACACCTAAAGAAGTGTTGTCCTGTAAGCCAACGCCGTCTGCTGTTGTTCAGAGCCCAGAGGTTCAGAAGGAGAGCGCAGACGCCACAGAGGCCTCACGTCTGGAAATGTATGTGGCCAGTGCAGTAGAAGGAGTGAAACTGCCACCCAAACTTTCTGAGATTCAGG ATCCAGCAGACGTGGAGTCAGTGGTTTTGGAAGAGACACCTAAACAGGCCTCATGTCCTCCAGTTGGTGTGCAGCAGGCATGGGAGCAGGAAGCCCCACAACTAAT GCCACCAGAGGGTATCCCAAGACCAGCAGGCACTAAGGAGGATGATAAGATTGTAGAGAAACCAAGTGAATCTTCTG GTTTAGCAAAGTGCGAGGAGCCCCTGTTTATGAAGTTGTGTTCCCCCGCCCACCGACGCACTGCTGCCCTTGCAATCCTCTCAGCCCAGTCTTCCATGGATGAATCATCCTCCTCTCTTGCCTCTCGCTCACGCTCTGTCTCACCTCTGCGCTCCAAACACCATGACTCCCTCCTCATTGGTCTCTCTACGGGCATGTTTGACGCCAACAACCCCAAG ATGCTGCGGACATGCTCTCTACCAGACCTCAGTCGTCTCTTCAGCCCTCAGCAGGACTCTGCAGTGACTAGGGATGCTAATGTTGCCCCAGACAATAACCTGGAAATCGAGGACCTGGATGAGGCAGCTAAAGATGCCGACCAGTCAGAGACTGAAGA TGCATATGAGGATGAAGACCTGCGGGACATCCGGGCCTCCATGGAGAGACTGCTGCAAGAAGAGGTTGGTGCAGGAGACTTTAATGGAAACCCTCCAGAGGGTGAAGACCAAGAGCTTTTCAACAGGATTGCAGCTGAGATCGATCGGGACAACAATCGAATGGCTGTAGATGATGAcaacgatgatgatgatgatgatgatgatgatgaagaggaagaaggcgatgcggaggacgaggaggaggaatgCTCCAATGGTAGTGCTGGTGATGAGGAAGCAGGGGAGCTGCTTACCAATGGTGTGGGAGAGGAGAACCACAGTAATAACAGCCAGCTCAATGAAGAGTGGCATTCAG ATGGCAGTGGAGAGGACCAGGGCGGAGAGGCTGTGCATCATGACAGCATCTTCAGTCGTCTGGAAGAACTTCGCTTCGACCTGGAGCAGCAGATGGGCTTTGAGAAGTTCATTGAGGCCTACAATAAGATTAAG GCCATacatgaagatgaagatgagaaTATTGACCTGGGCTCCAGTTTGGTCTTCAGCACTTTAGGAACTGAGCACCAGCATCTTTATCCCAACATCCTTCATCTAGTGATGGCAGATGGTGCATACCAAGAAG